From a single Vitis vinifera cultivar Pinot Noir 40024 chromosome 18, ASM3070453v1 genomic region:
- the LOC100263270 gene encoding vacuolar iron transporter homolog 2: MESNQPSLHDPKFTVPISDVEQQASQLENEAKEFDYSKRSQWLRAAVLGANDGLVSTASLMMGVGAVKQDIKAMILTGFAGLVAGACSMAIGEFVSVYSQLDIEVAQRKRDKRRVGSGESEEEEGEKENLPNPVQAAAASALAFAVGAMVPLLAASFIREYKVRLGAVIAAVTVALVVFGWLGAVLGKVPAFRSCMRVLVGGWLAMAITFGLTKLIGSSGL, translated from the coding sequence ATGGAATCCAACCAACCATCTCTCCATGATCCCAAATTCACAGTCCCCATCAGCGATGTGGAGCAACAAGCCAGCCAGCTTGAGAATGAAGCCAAGGAATTCGACTACTCAAAACGCTCGCAATGGTTAAGGGCCGCCGTCCTAGGAGCCAATGATGGGCTGGTCTCCACCGCGTCGTTAATGATGGGGGTCGGAGCCGTGAAGCAAGACATCAAGGCCATGATACTAACCGGGTTCGCTGGCTTGGTGGCCGGGGCTTGCAGCATGGCCATAGGAGAGTTTGTATCGGTGTACTCACAGTTGGACATAGAAGTGGCCCAACGGAAGAGAGATAAGAGGAGGGTAGGCAGTGGAGAgagtgaagaagaagagggtgaGAAGGAGAACCTCCCCAACCCAGTACAAGCTGCAGCAGCATCTGCCCTAGCATTTGCAGTGGGAGCCATGGTGCCATTGCTAGCTGCATCATTTATAAGGGAGTATAAGGTAAGGCTAGGAGCGGTGATTGCAGCTGTGACGGTAGCTTTGGTTGTGTTTGGATGGTTAGGAGCAGTGTTGGGGAAGGTACCAGCTTTTAGGTCTTGTATGAGGGTTTTGGTTGGGGGATGGCTGGCCATGGCTATAACTTTTGGACTAACCAAGCTGATTGGCTCAAGTGGGCTGTGA